TCTAAATTCCAGGTGCAACAGCATGACACTGATCTGTGATCTTCTACCTTGCTATTTCAATTTTTTCTACATCTATGTGTCATTGTGTCTTCCATTTAAGGTTTTACATTATGCTTGTACTTTCTGTCCATGTGACTTTAACAAGCAGGCTATCCATCTTCCTATTTGATTTTGGTATAGAAATTTCATGCCAGTTTTCCAAAGAATTACCATTTCAAAAGAAGCGATGTACCACAATCCTAGCATTTACAGAACATCACTTCTAACAAACACTAATAAAGTAATGCAGTCAAGTACttgaaatatttggccatgatcTCATCATAGTCAAGGTGTATTGAAGTGTGTGTACTGTAAAATTGTATGAAGTATAAGATGAACCCTGCATATCGTGGATTGCTGTGAGATTCTAAAAGGCTTCATCTGCTTGACTGTTTGGACTAGGTTAGGTTTGTACAGTCTTTCTGTATATCTGTGCTCTGTTCATTGCCTGATTTTGCCTGCAATTTCGTTGTGTGATTTTGGTGCCTAAATCGAATTTTATTAAACTGTCGATTTTGCTCTGACAACGTGTATTCTGGTAAGTAAGTGTTGGCCTTGGTAATATTATTGCCAACTAGCTaattgcccgtgtgttgcaacggatgCAGACATATTTTAGGGTTCACATTAATTCTGTCTCCCGTATACCTTCCACTCACTATGTCCGCATCCCCGATCCACATATGTCAATGGCTCATTCGGTCACAGTCCCCCTTCCACTATCACCCGTACACTTTGGACAAATAAAATTGGAATTAAATCAGTGGGAGTACGTTTCCAATTTACGAAACAAAAAATAATTAGTTTTCATATTGCTGGCGGAAGGAGATGTGATGTCGGACAAATTAGTTTGGAAATAAATCAGTGGGTGGAGATGTGATGTTGCGCAAATAAAATTATAAATAAATCAGTGGGGTTAATGTGTTCTGAATTTGCCAAACGGAAAAATGATTAGTTCCCATATTATGGAAGGAAGGAGATGTGATGCCAGACAACTAAAATCGGAAATAAATATGTGGGAAAGGGTGGAACCGGAGGGGAGAGAGAAAACCTGGAGACAAGGAAGCGAACGACCTATTCCCCTTTAATAAGAGAGATGTGTATTCTGTTAACTGTGCTGTGCGAACTGGTGAAAAGATAAATTGACTACAAAACTGCAAAAACATCCTTGGCATATTTATAGTGACACATAATTTGTTTACTATAATTTTTTTTCACATATGCTCTGTCGTGCCAGTCCCACAAACggatctgtttgtcaaatgcaacTGAAATTCCAAATCCATGTTCTTCAGTTTGCAGTATATGAGTTTTTAGGAGGATTAGATGACTCGTCTCACACATTTTATTTATATGATTCTTGATTTACACTTGTTAAATTTGGTCATTTATCATTTCTCAGAACAAATTTCATATGTACTTGCAGGCCGTTGTCTTCACTGATATCAGCTTAGATAAAGCAATTGAATTTGATGATTACTGCCACAGCCACCAGCCACCCATTGCTTTCATCAAGTCTGAAGTTCGTGGTCTTTTTGGCAGTGTGTTTTGTGACTTCGGTCCTGAATTTACTGTTTTGGATGTGGATGGTGAGGAACCACATACAGGAATTGTTGCATCAATCAGCAATGACAATCCAGCACTTGTATCTTGTGTGGACGATGAGCGTCTGGAGTTCCAGGATGGTGATCTAGTTGTTTTCTCTGAAGTCCATGGAATGACTGAGCTGAATGATGGAAAACCAAGAAAAGTTAAGAATGCAAGGCCTTACTCTTTCTTCttggaagaagacacttcctcatttGGCGCATACGTTAGAGGTGGTATCGTCACACAGGTCAAGCCACCGAAGGTTATTAAATTCAAACCCTTGAAAGAGGCCATGTCAGAGCCGGGAGAATTTCTCATGAGTGATTTCTCCAAATTTGAGCGGCCACCTCTTCTGCATTTGGCATTCCAAGCTTTGGATAAGTTTAGGACTGAGTTGAGCAGATTCCCTGTTGCTGGGTCCACTGATGATGTGCAAAGGGTGATAGAGTATGCTATTAGCATTAATGGTACTCTGGGAGATAGGAAACTTGAAGAAATTGACAAAAAGCTCCTGCATCATTTTGCCAGTGGTTCCAGGGCTGTTCTGAATCCTATGGCTGCGATGTTTGGTGGTATTGTGGGTCAGGAGGTAGTGAAAGCTTGCTCAGGGAAATTTCATCCACTTTATCAGGTTAGGATCTACTGTCTCTTGTCTTCAGTATATAATAATTACATTTATTTGCAGTAATTTTTAACATTAGTTGTTTTGATTTTGTAGTTCTTCTATTTTGATTCTGTCGAGTCTCTCCCTGTTGACCCCTTGGAGCCTGGTGATTTGAAGCCGAAGAACAGTAGATATGATGCTCAAATCAGCGTATTTGGATCTAAGCTTCAAAACAAACTGGAGGCAGCAAAAATCTTTATGGTCGGTTCTGGGGCACTTGGATGTGAGTTCTTGAAGAACCTGGCACTAATGGGTATTTCTTGCAGCCAGAATGGAAATCTGACTGTGACAGATGATGATGTCATTGAAAAGAGTAATCTGAGCCGCCAATTTCTTTTCCGTGACTGGAACATTGGGCAACCTAAGTCCACAGTTGCTGCTACAGCTGCTATGGTAATTAATCCTAAACTTCATGTCGAGGCCCTCCAGAACAGAGCAAGTCCTGAGACTGAAAATGTGTTTAATGATGCCTTCTGGGAGAACCTTGATGCTGTTGTCAATGCCCTTGACAATGTTACTGCAAGAATGTACATAGACTCCAGATGTGTATATTTCCAGAAGCCACTTTTGGAATCTGGGACTCTGGGTGCTAAATGCAATACACAGATGGTCATCCCTCACCTAACAGAGAACTATGGGGCTTCAAGGGATCCACCTGAAAAGCAGGCACCTATGTGCACTGTACATTCATTTCCTCATAACATTGATCATTGCCTAACCTGGGCTAGGTCTGAGTTTGAGGGTTTACTTGAGAAGACTCCCACTGAAGTAAATGCTTTCCTGTCAAATCCTACTACATACATAAGTGCAGCAAGAACTGCTGGTGATGCACAGGCTAGAGATCAGCTTGAACGTGTTATTGAGTGTCTTGACAGAGACAAGTGCGAGACGTTCCAGGATTCTATTACCTGGGCCCGGCTTAAGTAAGTTTAGCTCCTCTCCTATGCCTCCTTGCCCCTCTTCACAATTAGGTTAATATGCCTTGGTGCATCATGAGCTGTGTTACTGTGTACATGCTTTGTTTATATTTATTTCACTTGCTTCCAATGTTACTCACCCTACTGTTTTTCCTGGTGGTTTATCTTAGGTTTGAGGATTACTTCTCCAACCGTGTGAAGCAGCTGACGTTCACTTTCCCAGAAGACTCAGTGACCAGCTCTGGTGCTCCTTTCTGGTCTGCGCCAAAGCGGTTCCCACGACCTGTGGACTTCTC
This window of the Triticum aestivum cultivar Chinese Spring chromosome 5D, IWGSC CS RefSeq v2.1, whole genome shotgun sequence genome carries:
- the LOC123120495 gene encoding ubiquitin-activating enzyme E1 2-like; its protein translation is MLPRKREIVAGEVEDLQKKTRAGEGEATREEGDAAMAGRGNEIDEDLHSRQLAVYGRETMKRLFGSNVLVSGLQGLGAEIAKNLVLAGVKSVTLHDDGNVELWDLSSNFFLSENDVGQNRAQACVQKLQELNNAVLVSALTGDLTKEHLSKFQAVVFTDISLDKAIEFDDYCHSHQPPIAFIKSEVRGLFGSVFCDFGPEFTVLDVDGEEPHTGIVASISNDNPALVSCVDDERLEFQDGDLVVFSEVHGMTELNDGKPRKVKNARPYSFFLEEDTSSFGAYVRGGIVTQVKPPKVIKFKPLKEAMSEPGEFLMSDFSKFERPPLLHLAFQALDKFRTELSRFPVAGSTDDVQRVIEYAISINGTLGDRKLEEIDKKLLHHFASGSRAVLNPMAAMFGGIVGQEVVKACSGKFHPLYQFFYFDSVESLPVDPLEPGDLKPKNSRYDAQISVFGSKLQNKLEAAKIFMVGSGALGCEFLKNLALMGISCSQNGNLTVTDDDVIEKSNLSRQFLFRDWNIGQPKSTVAATAAMVINPKLHVEALQNRASPETENVFNDAFWENLDAVVNALDNVTARMYIDSRCVYFQKPLLESGTLGAKCNTQMVIPHLTENYGASRDPPEKQAPMCTVHSFPHNIDHCLTWARSEFEGLLEKTPTEVNAFLSNPTTYISAARTAGDAQARDQLERVIECLDRDKCETFQDSITWARLKFEDYFSNRVKQLTFTFPEDSVTSSGAPFWSAPKRFPRPVDFSSSDPSQLSFILAAAILRAETFGIPIPEWAKTPNKLAAEAVDKVIVPDFQPKQGVKIVTDEKATSLSSASVDDAAVIEELIAKLEEVSKTLPSGFHMNPIQFEKDDDTNFHMDVIAGFANMRARNYSIPEVDKLKAKFIAGRIIPAIATSTAMATGLVCLELYKALAGGHKVEDYRNTFANLAIPLFSIAEPVPPKTIKHQELSWTVWDRWTVTGNITLRELLEWLKEKGLNAYSISCGTSLLYNSMFPRHKERLDRKVVDVAREVAKMEVPSYRRHLDVVVACEDDDDNDVDIPLVSVYFR